The genomic segment CCCACTGATCGCGGTCGGCCTCAAGGCGCACGCGAACCTTCGCCTTGCCCCTGGTCAGGGCTTCCGGCAGCGGATAGGCGACGATATTGCGCGCCACCGTCGGCTCGCCCGACAGGGTTTCGGTCGCCAGCAACTGCCCATCCACCAGCAGGCGGAACGATTTTTTACGATCGCGCCCGGCATAGGCCACTTGCAGCACCAGCGGCCCTTCGATGGTCTTGAGGTCGAACGCGATATAGCCCTTCTGGATCAGGCGCCCGCGCTCGGCGATATGGGTGATGGTCGCCGTGTTGGGCGTGCCGGCAAAGGCGTGGTCGGTTTCCGGCTGCTGCTCGCCCAGACGGATCAGGTCCACCGTGCGCGCGGCCATGTCGGCGCGGTCCTTCGCCGCCTGACGCCAGACGGGTTCTTCGGCCGTCCACTCCGCCGTGCCGAAACGGCGGAAATAGACGGCGGTGCGGTTGCGATGCTGGAGAAAGAAGGGTTTGAGGCTGAGATCGCCCGGCCGCCCCTGATCGCCCAGCCGATACTGGTGCAGGCCGCCCGCGGCCACCAGCTCAGGCGCGGCCCTGTCCGATACCAGCGCCGGATCGACGCCTTCCCAGGCCTTGTCCGACGGGCCGAGATCGCCGGCCAGCACCAGCGGTCCGCTGAGGAAGGCGATCAGCTTGGCGTCGTCCGGCATGGCCTCGACGCGCACCGGCATGGGGAGGGTCAGTTCGAGGCGGTCCCCGGCCTTGAGGCCCGTCAGTATCAGATAGCTACCATCGCGAGTGCCCACTGTCTGACCGTTGCGCTTCAGCACCGGCGCGGCGCACCAGCCGGGCACGCGCAGGGCCAGGGATTTCGGGGCTTTCCGGACGGTGATGACCACCTGATCCGACAGCGGGAAGGCGGTTTCCATATCGAGCTTGGCTTCCGGCGCATCGAGCGTCGAGGCGTAATAGAGATTGACCGCCACGGCGTCGCCGCGCTTCCAGTAGACGCTTTCGCCGTGCTTGGAATGGCTTTCCATACCCGAACCGACGCAGCACCAGAAATCATTGGTCGGGTCGGAATGCACCCGGCCCAGCCCCGAGGCCAGACCGGTGAAATAGGTGAACATGCCCGTTTCCGGGTCCTGCTGGCTCATAATGTGGTTGAGGTGCGCCCGCTCGTAGAAATCGAACAGGGCCGCATCCCCGCTCCAGCCATAGAGATGGCGCGTCAGGCGCAACATATTGTAGCTGTTGCAGGCTTCACAGGTCTGCTGATCGAGGCGGGTGGAAAGTTGCCGCGGCATACCGAAATGTTCGTGGTCGGAATTGCCGCCGATGACGTAGGAATGATCGCGCGTCACCGTCTGCCAGAAGAACCGCGCGGTTTGTGCATCCGTCGGGTCCCCGGCCAGTTCGTACAGGCGGGCCGAGCCGACGATCTTGGGGATCTGGGTATTGGCGTGCTTGCCGGCCAGTTCGTCGCGGCCGGCGGCCAGCGGATCGACAATGGCGCGATGGCGCAGGCGCTGCGCCAGACCCAGCCAGCGCGGGTTTTTCGTGCGGGCGTAAAGCTCGGCATAGGATTCGGTCAGGCCCCCGTGTTCGGCGCGCAGAATCTCCTGCACCTGAGTATCCGTAAGGCCTTCGAGGATCGTCCCCAGATAGTCGCCCAGGCCCCCGGCGACCGTCAGCCCGTCTTTCAGTCCCGCATAGTGATGGGCGTCCAGCGCCCCGGCGAAGACCTTGTGATAGGTATAGAGCGGCACCCAGCCGCCATTGAGATCGAAGCCGGAGGTACGGATATCGCCCTTGCGCAACTCCTCATAGACGACCTTGCCGTCGACCTCCCGGCCATTACGGCGGACCGTCGTGCCCCCGGCATAGCCGTCGCCGGTCTTCGCCTGCACCGCCTTGAGTTCGGACAGCACATAGGCGGCGCGCTCGCGAAATTCGGGCTTCCCCGTCTGAGCATACATCAACGATACGCCGGACAGATAGTGACCGAGGCTGTGGCCTGCTATGCCGCGCGCCTCCCAGCCGCCATAGACCTCGCCCTTTGGCTCCACACCGGCTCCGGCGCGGAAATTGTGCAGCAGGCGATCAGCGGACAACGACAGGAGATAGCGCTGATTGGCCTCGATCGAAGTCAGGAAGATCGACGGCTTCAGCCGCACCTGCGATAGGGGGAAGGGGGAGGCGGCCAGATCCGCCCTTGACAGGGCTCCGGCGCGCGTTGCCGCCATCGCCATGCCTGCCACCGTTACGCCACGTCGCGTCCAGCCGTTCATCCGTCTGCTCCCTTTGTTTGTTGGCAAGACTATAGCGGCTCATTTGTCTGAGTAAAATCAAAGTTGAGGCGCGCGACGGATTCCGGCTTGCCATGCGTTCTGACACCGGTATCATAAATCGATAACACACAAACTTCGGGGAAATGCCATGCACCGCCGCGCCTTGCTCTCAAGCCTTGCCGTTCTGCCGTTTATCACACCCGTCGCGGCGCAGGCCGCCCAGATCGGCGTCAACACGCCGTTCCCGCCGCTGACGCCGGAACGCATCAAGGCGCTGGCCCCGGCGGGCGAGCAGGCGGCCTGGCTCGATTACCTCAGGCGGTCGGAAACGCAACTGGCCGCCGATCAGGCCGCTCTTCTGGCCGAGCGCAAGGGCCTGTCGGTCATTCCCGCCGACCCTAAGACCGGCAATGGGGAAAAGACCATGCCGCTTACCCAGCCGACGGAATGGTACGCGTCCGCCGAAGGGCGCAAGGTCGCCGACAATATCGTCAGCTTCCAGACCCCCGCCGGCGGCTGGGGCAAGAATCAGCCGCACGATACCGAGCCCCGCGTGCGCGGGCAGCACTTCGTCGCCGGCAACACCCTGCAAACCAAGCCGGCGGGCGATTTCGACGCGCCGACCATCCCCAACTGGAGCTATGTCGGCACGATCGACAACGACGCGACCATCACCGAAACGCGCTTTCTGGCCCTGGCCTATACCGCCACCGAGGATGTCCGTTACCGCGACGGCTCGATCAAAGGGTTGAATTACCTGCTTAATGCGCAGTTCCCCACCGGCGGCTGGCCGCAGGTCTGGCCGCTGATGGGCGGCTATCACGACGGCATGACGCTCAACGACAACGCCATGATCTCGGTGGCCCGCCTGATGGGCGACGCCGGGCGCGGCGAAGCGGGGTTCGGCTTCCTGCCCGCCGATCTGCGCCAGCGTCTGCTGGCGGCGGAACAACGGGCACTGGCTGTCTTCCTCAAGGCGCAGGTGATCGTCGACGGCAAGCGCACCATGTGGGCCCAGCAATACGACGCCCTGACCCTGATGCCCGCCTCGGCGCGCAACTACGAGATGCCGTCACTGAGTTCCGCCGAAAGCGGCTCTTTGCTGGTCTATCTGATGAAGCAGCCGACCCCTTCGGCGGAGATGAAGGCGGCCATCGTCGCTGGGATCGAAACGCTGGAAAAGACCAGGATCGACGGTAAGGCGTTCGAGCACACGCCCGATCGTCTGGACCGCCGTCTGGTCGACAAGCCGGGCGCCGGTCCCATCTGGTCGCGCTATTACGATCTGAAGACGTTGAAACCCATTTTCGGCAACCGCACCAAGACGCTGCACGACACGATCGACGACGTGGAGCCGGAGCGCCGCCGCGGTTATGCCTGGTTCAGTTCGGGTCCGCAGAGCGCCCTGAAGGCCTATATCGCGTGGAAGGCGAAATATGGCTGAGCCGATCCTAATGGAAAACTTATGTCCGGCGTGATCACTTTGGAGCCATAATAACACCCGCTTCGAAGTCATCCTTATGGCCAAACCACACCCGGCCGCAGACCCTGCCTACGCCCCCCACCTACCGCATGAGGGGGCGGCGGTACGAATTCTGCTGGTGGAGGACAATCCCGCCAATGCGCTGGTGGCCGGGCTGTTTCTCGAACAGATGGGCTACGAACACGATCAGGCCGGAAACGGTCGCGAGGCGGTCGAATCCTATGGGACCGGGCAATACGGTCTGATCCTGATGGATCTGCAAATGCCGGAAATGGATGGATACGAAGCGACCCGCCGCATCCGTCATATCGAAGCCGAAAGCGGGAAGACGCCGGTGCCCATCGTGGCGCTGACGGCCCATGCCCTCAGCGGCGACCGCGAGGCCTGTCTGGCGGCGGGCATGGACGACTATATGTCCAAACCCTTTAAGCCCGATGAGCTGCGTGCCTGTCTGGCGCGACTGATCGCTGCGCCGCCACCCGCCGCATAAGCCCGCGCACCGCATCGGGCGAGACGCCGTCACTGTTCATCAGCAACTGCACGATCGGTTCGGACAGCAGGTCTTCCAGTCGGGGATTCATGGGTGCGCCGCCTTCACGTTCAATAGAACGATTTCCATTTGCGAATAGGTCTCAATAATGCTAATGAGAATTATTCGCAAATAATTTCTGCCCCGGAGGTTGCCTTTTCTCATGCGTCAGACCCCGACTCCTCCTCACATATCGCCCGTATCGCCTCAGGGCCGCGACCTGCGCAGTCTGCGTTATGCCGAGCATTTCCTGACCTGGGCGCTGCGCACCTCGGTCGCCTGTTCCCCGCACTGCCGCATGTTGCAGCGGGAGTTCGTCCACGCCTTCGGGCCGGAGCCGTCGGAAGGCCTGCGCGCCTTTCACGGTTGGCTGCTCGCTCTGTCGCGCGGGCGGCGGCGTCTGGAGATCGGCCGTCCGGGCCTGATTACCCTGACCCGCGACGAAGAGATGCTGCTCAGTCTCCTGACGGCGGCCCAAACAGGCGAGGCCGGACGCTTCACCGCTCAGGCGCGCTTCATTATGGGGGCCGAGCCGGGCGAGGCGCTCTACGCGGCTGCCCACGCCCTGATGGACCTGATGGACCGGCGCGGCCACGGTTTGCCCATACCTAAAGAATCTAGGCGCGACCTGCCCGCCGTCACGCCCTGCGCCGGGCAGGCGCCCCGGCTCAAAGCGGTTTAGCGGATGCGGCGGTCACCCGCCCGCTGCGCTCCAGCTTGCCCCAACCGACGGCCAGCCCGCGCCCGGCCGAGGCCAGCGCCTTGAGCACCACATAGTACATGATCTGGCGGTAGACGAAGCGCTGCGACAGCAGCCAGAAGACGGGATAGCGCGTTTCGCGCGGCTCCAGCAGATAGGCGATGCCGCCGCACAGGGCGTCGATGACGATGAAGACCGCCCAGTAGATCAGCATACGCCCCAGCGTGCCGTCGGTCTGGGCCAGCCCGTGCTGGCTGATCGTCCACGCCGTCGCCACGATATTGACCATCAGCGCCAGATCGATCAGCGGCGAAATGACCGAAAAGCCGATCTGAAACACCCAGGCCTGCGGCAGGCCGATGCGCGCCAGCCCCTTCGGCTGGCCTTCGCGCAGGATGCGCCGGTGCTTCCACAGGCATTGCAGCGTCCCGAAGGCCCAGCGGTAGCGCTGCTTGATCAGGGCCGCGAAGCTTTCCGGCGCTTCGGTCCACGCCACGGCGTCCTGATCGTAGGCCACGGCCCAGCCCTGGCGCTGAATGGCGATGGTCAGGTCCTGATCTTCGGCCAGCGTGTCGTGCGGATAACCGCCGACGGCCTCCAGCGCCGTGCGCCGCCACGCCCCGACCGCGCCGGGCACCACCATCATCGCCCCGAAAACGGCCAGAGCCGAACGCTCCAGATTCTGCGCCGTGACATATTCCACACCCTGCCAGCGGGTGACGAAGTTGAAGCGGTTGCCGACCTTGGCATTGCCGGCCACCGCCCCGATTTCCGGACGGACGAACCAGCGCACCAGCCGGGCAATGGTTTCCGGCTCGAACTGCGTATCGGCGTCCAGCGCGATGATGATTTCGCCCTGTGCCCTTGCGATGCCGGTATTGACCGCCGTGGCCTTCCCCGCATTGGCCTGCGTGATCAGGGTGACGCGCGGGTCGCCGGCGAAGGCGCG from the Asticcacaulis sp. AND118 genome contains:
- a CDS encoding glycoside hydrolase family 127 protein, producing the protein MNGWTRRGVTVAGMAMAATRAGALSRADLAASPFPLSQVRLKPSIFLTSIEANQRYLLSLSADRLLHNFRAGAGVEPKGEVYGGWEARGIAGHSLGHYLSGVSLMYAQTGKPEFRERAAYVLSELKAVQAKTGDGYAGGTTVRRNGREVDGKVVYEELRKGDIRTSGFDLNGGWVPLYTYHKVFAGALDAHHYAGLKDGLTVAGGLGDYLGTILEGLTDTQVQEILRAEHGGLTESYAELYARTKNPRWLGLAQRLRHRAIVDPLAAGRDELAGKHANTQIPKIVGSARLYELAGDPTDAQTARFFWQTVTRDHSYVIGGNSDHEHFGMPRQLSTRLDQQTCEACNSYNMLRLTRHLYGWSGDAALFDFYERAHLNHIMSQQDPETGMFTYFTGLASGLGRVHSDPTNDFWCCVGSGMESHSKHGESVYWKRGDAVAVNLYYASTLDAPEAKLDMETAFPLSDQVVITVRKAPKSLALRVPGWCAAPVLKRNGQTVGTRDGSYLILTGLKAGDRLELTLPMPVRVEAMPDDAKLIAFLSGPLVLAGDLGPSDKAWEGVDPALVSDRAAPELVAAGGLHQYRLGDQGRPGDLSLKPFFLQHRNRTAVYFRRFGTAEWTAEEPVWRQAAKDRADMAARTVDLIRLGEQQPETDHAFAGTPNTATITHIAERGRLIQKGYIAFDLKTIEGPLVLQVAYAGRDRKKSFRLLVDGQLLATETLSGEPTVARNIVAYPLPEALTRGKAKVRVRLEADRDQWANVYEARILKRAPAQTT
- the pelA gene encoding pectate lyase, whose translation is MHRRALLSSLAVLPFITPVAAQAAQIGVNTPFPPLTPERIKALAPAGEQAAWLDYLRRSETQLAADQAALLAERKGLSVIPADPKTGNGEKTMPLTQPTEWYASAEGRKVADNIVSFQTPAGGWGKNQPHDTEPRVRGQHFVAGNTLQTKPAGDFDAPTIPNWSYVGTIDNDATITETRFLALAYTATEDVRYRDGSIKGLNYLLNAQFPTGGWPQVWPLMGGYHDGMTLNDNAMISVARLMGDAGRGEAGFGFLPADLRQRLLAAEQRALAVFLKAQVIVDGKRTMWAQQYDALTLMPASARNYEMPSLSSAESGSLLVYLMKQPTPSAEMKAAIVAGIETLEKTRIDGKAFEHTPDRLDRRLVDKPGAGPIWSRYYDLKTLKPIFGNRTKTLHDTIDDVEPERRRGYAWFSSGPQSALKAYIAWKAKYG
- a CDS encoding response regulator, with product MAKPHPAADPAYAPHLPHEGAAVRILLVEDNPANALVAGLFLEQMGYEHDQAGNGREAVESYGTGQYGLILMDLQMPEMDGYEATRRIRHIEAESGKTPVPIVALTAHALSGDREACLAAGMDDYMSKPFKPDELRACLARLIAAPPPAA